TAAATCTTTCTATCAAAAATGATAAATGAAATAGACAACGGCGAGCTAGTGGACACGATATacaaatttcatatttttttaataggaAAATATACATAACGTATTTCACCTTAAAAATAATCACACTGTCAGAAAGTACAaaagttattattttatttttacttatatttaaatttaattagtttttaaagaTAATTTACCATTGCTCCTTTGACGataattaaaagaaattttatcaaaaatactttttatgtttttataagttttttaaatatgattttttattaaaaaaatacgaTCCATTATATATTGCCTAAaaatgttttttctttcttttttaatttctttaaataaaaatctataaaatgaaAGATAACAATATTATGATTTTAATACCAGATTACCTTTTCTCAATGAatatatattttctaaacttTTCTCAATGAATGTATATTTTCATTGcttccaaaaaaaatatatgaaaccCAAAACTTCCATCACACTTGTCCAAAGTACGACAATTAAGAGCCACACCCGAAAATAAAACCGTTGAGTAGCTAAGATTATGCCACTTGTAATTTTGAGAAACGACAGAAGAAATCAACGGCTAATATAAAAAGTAAACGCAAACCTTATAAATGAAATTCATAATTACACATTTCCTAATTTCCTTAACCCATTCATTCTCCAACGGTAACCCCTCTACTCAACTCTCCTTATAATACAACTCTGCCAGCTTCTCTTTCCATTCTGTGCCTCTCGACTCAATCCAAATCTCATAACCTTTCCAATTAAGTTTCTTCCGATCACtccttttttttctatatataaatataaatatatacccATACAAAAACTctgcatatacatatatatctaagcttaatatatatttatacatatagtTACGCTCCCATGGCGTTTCAGAGCTTTCTTCCTCATCTACTCCTACTGATTTCACTACTTCCTTGCTTTATTTCTTCTTCTGGAGCTTACAAATTCTACGTAGGAGGAAGAGAAGGTTGGGTTTCAAAACCTTCAGAGAATTACAAATACAATCAGTGGGCTGAGAGAAACCGATTTCAAGTCAATGACACTATTTGTAAGTGTGCTCTTTTTACATACTTTTTATCTTAATATTGTCTTcatgtttttgtattttttttcttaccTTTTTCTATTTTCTTATCTGAGTAAAGATTTTAAGTACACGAAAGGGTTGGACTCTGTTTTGGTGGTGAACAAAAACGATTACGAAAATTGCAACACCAAAAATCCTATTATGAAATATGAAGATGGAAATTCTGAATTCAAGTTTGATCGTTCCGGTCCTTTCAACTTCATCAGTGGGAAAAACTGTAACGAGGGACAGAAACTAATCGTCGTCGTTTTGGCCATAAGGCCAAAGCAAGGTAGTGCTCCTCATCCGGCTCCCGGAGCACACTCTCCGGCAGCCTCTCCCCCAACTGGGTCAAGACCCATCTCCCCTTTTCCTTCTCCAACGACAGCTCCGGTTTCCGCTCCGTCACCACTGTCACAGGCTCCAACTAGCTCTCCTACGCTAGCTCCTTCATCGCCTTCGCCAACCTCCCAAGCTCCAACTGGTTCTCCTGTGCAAACTCCAACGACTTCGCCTTCGCCAACCTCCCAGGCTCCGACTGGTTCTCCTGTACAAACTCCATCGACTTCGCCGTCTCCAGCTTCCGATTCTCCAACTGGTTCTCCAGCCCCATCATCGAATTCTCCCACCAACTCTCCGGCTGGAGCTCCGTCGCCATTTTCACCTTCACCAACTTATTCGGTGCCATCTCCGTCACCAGCATCAACAGTTCCGACCAGCTCTCCTGTGCCGTCTGCCGATTCTCCAACAAACTCTCCGGCTGAAACTCCGTCAGTTTTGACACCATCTCCGACATCTCTCTCACCTGAGCAGCCGACTCCAACGCCAGCAGGGACAGGTTCTTCGCCAGGTTCTTCGCCGCCAACATCTAGTGACCAGGTGTCTCCGCCGGGCAAGGCGATCGCTGCGACGATCCTTCCATCGAGCTTGTTGGTGTCTTGGTTTACTGTTCTGGTCACCATGGCTATACtccataaatattaattaattaaaatttttattttattgataggGTTTATACAATAAAGTCATTTCGGATTttctatttaaattaatttttataatggaCCTTAGGTTCGATATTATTCGAATTGATTATTTGGATCCTGAATTTCTTTctagggatttttttttaatatatgtgaGGAGTTTTGGTATGATGAAGGTGAAATGATTTTATTTGCATTTATgagatatattatatatatttgtataaaatttatatattgtaTATCTTTTGATTTATCATTGTAATATTGTTCATAATTTATTAAGTTTgtataaaaagaaaaaaccaaaaaCTAATGAGTCGTCTATCGACCAATTATCATTTAAGCTAGGTCTGTTTCTTTTCATTAACTCATAACTAAAATGCAAGCATACAATTTTTTAATATcaacaaaaataaatacatataaaGTATACAAAAAAAGTTGATATTATTAAGctataaaagaaaaacaaaccatatgttttttctaaaaattattttagtCCATTATTGGGAAACGAGCTTCGCAATAAGGCAGCCtcttgaataattttttttttaaattgctaAAGGAACCATCAGTGTCCAATACCACAAAAATAGGTAGTATATCGttataacaacactctttttttTTAATGAGTTGTTGAAAAACAGACAACTATTTTTGTCCAGTCGTATAATATCACGTATATAATGATGAATTGATTAGACTATGGTACGAGGAAATAATGGTATGTATCACGTGattacatttttttcttttttaaaatatataaaaaaaaagcatCAAATAACGTTGCTAAATTTTCAAAATGCAAAATTTGAACCTTCCGGaaatcaaaatttaaataatatatgtcatatgcaaaaataataaattataatttctaTTAGTACTAAAAATAGAAAACAATCCTtcgataaaaaaaacaaaaatgataCTCCTaactaaaaaaattcatatatataaacacaGTTATCAATGTTTTTAATATCTTTTATAAACATAACTTTTCTCTTTTTAAGTTGTAAATGTATCCAAATTTTCACTTCTATTTTGTatttacaatattttttaatagaaaaaactaaaatttattaaattaaaatggcATGCACAACAAAGAAGGAAACTCCCTTACTTCGGAAAGGCAGTGGTCCTAAATCATATTTAGTAGGGCAGGACCACTTTAGCTACGAAGTCATCAAGGTATATATGTTACATTCGTGTTTAAGGcatttgttaaaaataattataaatctGTAATCAATTGGATATTATTGTAAAGATTTGTATATATATGGtcaacataaacatattatataaatattaaataaggGGCAATCCGAATGGTAATGTTactgtatatatatttttgaaaaaaaaaacaaaatattgtGTACGGTAAAGTAATTAAATGaaataaaatcaaaacatgaatAAATTGGGTATGAAATGTCAAAATTGTAATAAAGAAGAGTAATAAAGTACGTGGCAGATGAAGAATTGGTTGGGGCCATGCAAGCATATGGCATGTTTGGAGATAAAAAGTGAGAAAAATATGGGATGGAATAGATATGCCACGTCATTCATGTACAAAATACCGCAAGTAGGCATTCGACAACTGTCTGTGTTACGACGTTGACTTGGTCATCTCTTACGCATGCCTACTCTGCCGCGTTTCCTCTTTCTCTGCATTTATTTTTTTCTCCGCATTTATTTACTTTACTTGTTCTAACATCTAAAGTAAACACAAAACGACAAGACCAGTCTTCGTCTTTGGCACTTATtggattttattatttatatttaaaaaaacaaaaagatttcttttttttttctttttcactaaagaaaaaataataataacaataatgtaAGGAACTTTATCAATGACTGGTAGCGGTACATGGTGGTGTTGTACATAAAAAATATTTCATAAAAATACTAAATTAGATAAAATTATCTCAACTCGTGGTCGTGATAAAAATTCAATTcggtattttataattttttattgtatACATTTTATTTAGTAGAGTATTATTAGTATCAATGAAAcactctttttcttttctcttagTACATGATACATGACTTAATTTTCAAGACATTATTTTAAACAATGCAatattatatctcttctatattcAAAAAAAAAGTGTAGATAATAAAAATTTTGTTTGTAACGTTTATTtagttaactttaacagaatattataaatatttaatagattatatttttaaaactaactaaaaatatatatttattaattatattaatataaatttaaatattattattataatatttaatataaaacaacatatataataattatattaatataaatttaaatt
This genomic interval from Humulus lupulus chromosome 8, drHumLupu1.1, whole genome shotgun sequence contains the following:
- the LOC133796800 gene encoding early nodulin-like protein 18 codes for the protein MAFQSFLPHLLLLISLLPCFISSSGAYKFYVGGREGWVSKPSENYKYNQWAERNRFQVNDTIYFKYTKGLDSVLVVNKNDYENCNTKNPIMKYEDGNSEFKFDRSGPFNFISGKNCNEGQKLIVVVLAIRPKQGSAPHPAPGAHSPAASPPTGSRPISPFPSPTTAPVSAPSPLSQAPTSSPTLAPSSPSPTSQAPTGSPVQTPTTSPSPTSQAPTGSPVQTPSTSPSPASDSPTGSPAPSSNSPTNSPAGAPSPFSPSPTYSVPSPSPASTVPTSSPVPSADSPTNSPAETPSVLTPSPTSLSPEQPTPTPAGTGSSPGSSPPTSSDQVSPPGKAIAATILPSSLLVSWFTVLVTMAILHKY